From Psychrobium sp. MM17-31, the proteins below share one genomic window:
- the rsxB gene encoding electron transport complex subunit RsxB → MLSVVLIAIAVLGVLGLIFGMALGFASIKFKVQEDPIAEKIDNILPQTQCGQCGYPGCKPYAEAVANGDDITKCAPGGQQTIETIAEIMGVEVPAAGGDVEEPVKKVAFIIEEDCIGCTKCIQACPVDAILGTTKQMHTIIADECTGCDLCVDPCPVDCIEMIPVAQKTNNWNGQLNIIPVKQLEP, encoded by the coding sequence ATGTTGAGTGTTGTATTAATTGCCATCGCCGTATTAGGCGTACTCGGCCTAATCTTTGGTATGGCGCTTGGCTTTGCGTCAATCAAATTCAAAGTACAAGAAGATCCTATCGCCGAGAAAATCGATAACATTTTGCCGCAAACTCAATGTGGTCAATGTGGTTACCCAGGTTGTAAGCCATACGCCGAAGCCGTTGCCAATGGCGACGACATCACCAAATGTGCACCGGGAGGCCAGCAAACTATTGAGACCATCGCCGAGATTATGGGTGTTGAAGTTCCTGCCGCCGGTGGCGATGTCGAAGAGCCAGTTAAAAAAGTCGCCTTTATTATCGAAGAGGATTGTATTGGCTGTACCAAGTGTATTCAGGCGTGTCCTGTCGATGCCATTTTAGGCACCACCAAACAAATGCACACCATTATCGCCGATGAGTGTACGGGGTGTGATTTGTGTGTCGATCCTTGTCCAGTTGACTGTATAGAAATGATCCCAGTGGCGCAAAAGACCAATAACTGGAACGGTCAACTCAATATCATTCCTGTGAAGCAGTTGGAGCCTTGA
- the rsxC gene encoding electron transport complex subunit RsxC yields the protein MSSIFELIDQGQLGQFHGGIHPPSRKDRTKDLGIIDMPMVDKIALPLAQHSGQAALCSVKVGDSVSSGQIIGHSDGFVSANVLAPLGGIVSDITQYPASHPSGLNTETVVIKTESDALESWEKLSLEDDNQLILDRIKQSGITGLGGASFPTSVKLSPRKSIDLLLINGAECEPYITADDALMRAHSEQIIAGIMVMNKLLTPQRVVIAIEDNKPQAIKAMENAASKHEHIVVRPIPTLYPAGGEKQLIEVITGHQVPSGKIPADIGVVVQNVATAHAIADVVFHGKPLLSRVVTVTGDLVERPGNYRVYLGTPIIDLLNFCGFKAQERQKIIMGGPMMGFALQNLDAPVVKATNCIIAASNQELPDAPAEQNCIRCGDCEQVCPAQLLPQQLQWFAKDKDHDKLQQHNLFDCIECGACAYVCPAHIPLVQYYRVAKAEIREAHQEQLAAQRAKERYEQRQARLEREKQEREERNRLANERRKAAMAKNNDGDAIAAALARVKAKKAGTPEPAADTPAKPQNDRVAAAIARAKAKKAAAAGEQAVTDTNSDSPAPINPDKARVSDAIARAKAKKAAKAAQASNANNNVAAESSAAPESGDDKKARIAAAVAKAKAKKAAQATDVVETAETAESTDDATASTPADDKKARIAAAVAKAKAKKAAQAAGNETANKTVVEAPNDSETSTPADDKKARIAAAVAKAKAKKAAQAAGNETADETVVEAPVDSEASTPADDKKARIAAAVAKAKAKKAAQAADTVETTDDAPTSTPADDKKARITAAVAKAKAKKAAKEAGSQTNDDSASDTQQSPEPKQAQDSEVETDSESTVTPANEATPADEKKARIAAAVAKAKAKKAARDSQTNDK from the coding sequence GTGAGTAGTATTTTTGAATTAATCGATCAAGGTCAACTGGGACAATTCCACGGTGGCATTCACCCGCCGTCGCGTAAAGATCGCACCAAAGATTTAGGCATTATCGACATGCCAATGGTGGACAAAATTGCGCTACCACTCGCCCAACACTCCGGCCAAGCGGCATTGTGCAGCGTAAAGGTTGGCGATAGCGTCAGCAGCGGTCAAATTATTGGCCACAGCGATGGTTTTGTCTCAGCCAACGTATTAGCCCCGCTTGGCGGCATAGTAAGCGATATTACCCAGTATCCAGCCAGTCATCCATCAGGACTTAACACCGAAACAGTGGTGATAAAAACTGAATCAGATGCGCTAGAGTCGTGGGAGAAATTATCGTTAGAAGACGACAATCAACTGATTTTAGATCGCATCAAACAAAGTGGTATTACCGGACTTGGCGGCGCAAGTTTCCCAACGTCAGTGAAATTATCACCACGTAAATCTATCGATTTATTGCTGATTAACGGCGCGGAGTGTGAACCTTATATCACCGCAGATGACGCGTTAATGCGCGCCCACAGCGAACAGATTATCGCTGGCATTATGGTAATGAATAAACTACTAACGCCACAGCGCGTGGTTATCGCCATTGAAGACAATAAACCACAAGCCATTAAGGCGATGGAAAACGCCGCCAGTAAACACGAGCATATCGTCGTTCGCCCTATTCCAACGCTTTATCCTGCCGGTGGCGAAAAACAGCTAATCGAAGTTATCACTGGGCATCAAGTGCCTAGCGGTAAGATCCCAGCCGATATCGGCGTTGTCGTACAAAACGTAGCAACAGCGCATGCTATTGCCGATGTTGTTTTTCACGGCAAACCACTATTGTCGCGCGTTGTTACTGTGACTGGCGACCTCGTCGAGCGCCCGGGTAACTATCGCGTATACCTTGGCACCCCGATTATCGACTTGCTTAACTTCTGTGGTTTTAAAGCCCAAGAACGACAAAAAATCATCATGGGTGGCCCTATGATGGGCTTTGCATTGCAAAACCTCGATGCACCTGTAGTCAAAGCCACCAACTGTATTATTGCCGCCAGCAATCAAGAGTTACCAGATGCACCAGCAGAGCAAAACTGTATTCGCTGTGGTGATTGTGAACAGGTATGTCCTGCACAGTTATTGCCGCAACAGCTACAATGGTTTGCCAAAGACAAAGATCACGACAAGCTGCAACAACACAACCTATTTGATTGTATTGAATGTGGTGCTTGTGCCTACGTTTGTCCGGCGCATATTCCACTGGTTCAATACTATCGCGTTGCCAAAGCAGAGATTCGCGAAGCGCACCAAGAGCAGCTTGCCGCGCAGCGCGCGAAAGAGCGCTATGAACAGCGCCAAGCACGACTTGAACGTGAAAAACAAGAGCGCGAAGAGCGCAATCGTCTCGCAAACGAACGCCGTAAAGCCGCGATGGCGAAAAACAATGATGGTGACGCTATTGCCGCCGCGCTAGCTCGTGTAAAGGCGAAAAAAGCAGGTACACCAGAGCCAGCAGCTGACACCCCAGCGAAACCGCAAAACGATCGCGTCGCAGCAGCGATTGCCAGAGCAAAAGCTAAAAAAGCGGCAGCGGCTGGCGAGCAAGCTGTCACAGATACAAACAGCGACAGTCCAGCGCCAATTAATCCAGATAAAGCCCGTGTTAGCGATGCCATCGCCCGCGCCAAAGCAAAAAAAGCAGCTAAGGCGGCGCAAGCATCAAATGCTAACAACAATGTGGCAGCTGAAAGCAGTGCTGCGCCTGAAAGTGGCGATGACAAAAAAGCGCGCATCGCCGCGGCAGTAGCCAAAGCGAAAGCCAAAAAAGCGGCGCAAGCAACTGACGTAGTGGAAACAGCTGAAACGGCTGAAAGTACTGATGATGCAACTGCATCGACCCCAGCCGATGACAAAAAAGCACGCATCGCAGCGGCGGTAGCCAAAGCAAAAGCGAAGAAAGCGGCGCAAGCAGCTGGAAATGAAACAGCCAACAAAACCGTTGTTGAAGCTCCAAACGATTCTGAAACATCAACGCCAGCCGATGACAAAAAAGCGCGCATTGCTGCGGCAGTTGCCAAAGCAAAAGCGAAGAAAGCAGCGCAAGCTGCTGGAAATGAAACAGCCGATGAAACCGTTGTTGAAGCTCCAGTCGATTCTGAAGCATCGACCCCAGCCGATGACAAGAAAGCGCGTATTGCTGCCGCTGTAGCCAAGGCTAAAGCCAAAAAAGCAGCGCAAGCAGCTGACACTGTGGAAACAACTGATGATGCACCAACATCGACACCAGCTGACGACAAAAAAGCGCGCATTACCGCTGCGGTAGCCAAAGCGAAAGCAAAGAAAGCGGCAAAAGAAGCGGGTTCACAAACTAACGATGACAGTGCTAGCGATACTCAGCAGTCGCCAGAGCCAAAACAAGCGCAAGATTCAGAGGTTGAAACAGACTCTGAAAGCACCGTCACGCCAGCTAATGAAGCAACACCAGCTGATGAAAAAAAAGCACGTATTGCTGCGGCAGTTGCCAAAGCCAAGGCTAAAAAAGCTGCGCGCGATTCTCAAACAAATGATAAATAG
- the rsxD gene encoding electron transport complex subunit RsxD has protein sequence MFLSVSPSPHNLAQVDVSRVMRAVALATIPGIIAMVFFFGIGSLVQIALCIGVALISEAAILKIRKRPISHVLKDNSALLTGLLLGISIPPLAPWWISVIGVGFAIIVAKQLYGGLGFNLFNPAMVGYVLLLISFPVTMTNWQVPSELAQYPLSIGDVFSAIFTGVTTSGLTVNELRQTVDGVTMATPLDTLRTDLSLGLTTYESFTKPIFNGFVSVGWVWVNLAFLFGGLWLVAQRIIRWHIPVAILATLTVCATLGYLVDPDTHASAFFHLLSGATMFGAFFIATDPVTAATSNKGKIIFGIIIGMLLYIIRQYGGYPDALAFAVLLANMTVPVIDMYTKPSSYGHQRQGGK, from the coding sequence ATGTTTTTATCCGTCTCACCATCACCACACAATTTAGCGCAAGTTGATGTCTCGCGTGTTATGCGCGCCGTCGCACTGGCGACTATTCCCGGCATCATTGCCATGGTGTTTTTCTTCGGCATCGGTAGCCTAGTTCAAATCGCCTTATGTATCGGCGTTGCGCTGATTAGTGAAGCGGCCATATTGAAGATCCGCAAGCGCCCAATTAGCCATGTGCTAAAAGACAACAGTGCCCTGCTAACCGGGTTATTACTAGGAATTTCCATTCCTCCGCTTGCCCCTTGGTGGATCAGCGTTATTGGCGTTGGCTTTGCGATTATCGTCGCTAAACAACTCTACGGCGGTTTAGGTTTTAACCTGTTTAATCCTGCAATGGTGGGATATGTACTGTTGCTGATTTCCTTCCCTGTGACTATGACCAACTGGCAAGTTCCTAGTGAACTGGCGCAATATCCACTGAGTATTGGCGATGTATTTAGCGCTATTTTCACTGGCGTAACAACCTCGGGACTGACGGTTAACGAACTGCGTCAAACCGTTGATGGCGTGACTATGGCAACGCCACTAGACACACTGCGCACCGATTTAAGCCTTGGCTTAACCACTTACGAGAGTTTTACCAAACCAATCTTTAATGGCTTTGTGAGCGTTGGCTGGGTATGGGTTAATCTCGCCTTTTTATTTGGCGGTTTATGGTTAGTGGCGCAGCGCATTATTCGCTGGCATATTCCTGTGGCAATACTGGCAACCCTGACAGTTTGTGCCACCTTGGGATATTTAGTTGATCCTGATACTCACGCATCGGCATTTTTCCATTTGCTTAGCGGCGCAACCATGTTTGGCGCATTCTTTATTGCTACCGATCCTGTAACAGCGGCCACTAGCAACAAGGGAAAAATCATCTTTGGCATCATTATCGGCATGCTGCTGTATATCATCAGACAATACGGCGGTTACCCTGACGCCCTTGCCTTCGCCGTATTGTTAGCCAACATGACAGTGCCAGTAATTGATATGTACACCAAGCCATCGAGCTATGGTCATCAGCGTCAGGGAGGTAAATAA
- the nth gene encoding endonuclease III, with translation MTQPLSKQQKVQAIIDILDELYPEVPIPLDHTDAYTLLVAVLLSAQCTDERVNQITPLLFAKADNPYDMVKMTIEEIQEIIRPCGLSPMKSKGIWHLSQMIIEQHDGEVPADMAALEAMPGVGHKTASVVMAQAFNIPAFPVDTHIHRLMYRWGLSNGKSVEQTERDGKRLFPKERWNDLHLQIIYYGREYCPARGFSLDKCIITREYGRKSFINEVLKEQEKKAQKQKKQQQKKK, from the coding sequence ATGACTCAGCCACTATCAAAACAACAAAAAGTACAGGCGATCATCGATATTCTCGACGAGTTATATCCAGAAGTACCGATCCCTTTAGATCACACCGATGCCTACACACTTCTGGTGGCGGTATTGTTATCGGCCCAATGCACCGATGAGCGCGTTAACCAGATTACCCCGCTGTTATTCGCTAAAGCAGATAATCCGTACGACATGGTGAAGATGACCATTGAAGAAATTCAAGAAATCATTCGCCCATGCGGTTTATCGCCAATGAAATCGAAAGGCATTTGGCACCTATCGCAAATGATTATCGAGCAACACGACGGCGAAGTGCCAGCTGATATGGCCGCGCTTGAAGCCATGCCGGGAGTTGGCCATAAAACCGCATCTGTTGTTATGGCGCAAGCCTTTAATATTCCAGCCTTTCCAGTTGATACCCACATCCACCGTCTGATGTATCGCTGGGGTTTGTCTAACGGTAAAAGTGTTGAGCAAACCGAGCGCGACGGTAAACGCCTGTTTCCAAAAGAACGCTGGAACGACTTACACCTACAAATAATTTACTACGGCCGTGAATATTGCCCCGCCCGTGGTTTTTCGCTAGATAAGTGTATTATCACCCGCGAATATGGCCGCAAGAGCTTTATTAATGAAGTGCTTAAAGAGCAAGAGAAGAAAGCCCAAAAACAAAAAAAGCAGCAGCAAAAGAAGAAATGA
- the rsxG gene encoding electron transport complex subunit RsxG, with the protein MTKVISKNGLILAVFALIVTAIVALTQQLTKDAINKQEQRYLLTLLEQVVDPKTYNNDLANQCVLVTSQDMLGRATPQRAFIARKDNTPVAIAIETTAPNGYSGNIDIIVGITTEGVVSGVRTLRHQETPGLGDKIEITKSSWMDSFKGWLLTDKNESQWRVKKDGGEFDQFTGATITPRAVVEATRKALAFVNKEQRAIIESTQRCGGQ; encoded by the coding sequence ATGACTAAAGTTATCTCGAAAAACGGATTAATTTTAGCGGTATTTGCGCTCATAGTTACCGCCATTGTTGCCCTCACTCAACAGCTAACCAAAGATGCTATTAACAAACAAGAACAGCGCTACCTGTTGACCTTGTTAGAGCAAGTTGTCGATCCTAAAACCTATAACAACGATTTAGCCAACCAATGTGTTTTAGTGACTTCACAAGACATGCTTGGCCGTGCGACACCACAACGCGCTTTTATCGCTAGAAAAGACAATACTCCTGTCGCCATAGCTATTGAAACCACTGCGCCAAATGGCTACAGCGGCAATATCGACATTATCGTTGGCATAACCACCGAAGGTGTTGTTAGCGGGGTGCGTACCTTGCGTCACCAAGAAACACCGGGCCTTGGCGATAAAATCGAAATCACAAAATCGTCTTGGATGGACAGCTTTAAAGGCTGGTTACTCACCGATAAAAACGAATCACAATGGCGGGTTAAAAAAGACGGCGGCGAGTTTGATCAATTCACCGGCGCAACCATCACGCCGCGCGCCGTGGTTGAAGCCACGCGTAAAGCGCTTGCGTTTGTTAACAAAGAGCAACGCGCAATTATCGAATCAACTCAACGCTGCGGAGGTCAATAA
- a CDS encoding electron transport complex subunit E, with amino-acid sequence MNTYGELTWQGLWKNNPGLVQLLGLCPLLAVTSTLTNALGMSLATILVMVGSNATVSLIRQFIPKEIRIPIFVMIIAGYVTCVQLLFNAYAFGLYQSLGIFLPLIVTNCIIIGRAEAYASKNALIPSIYDGFIMAIGFSVVLVLLGAIREVLGQGTLFDGADLLLGPWASSLRIELFAIDQSFLFIMLPPGAFVALGFILALKNSLNNKVEAMVVPPVEKKEIERARVSKVS; translated from the coding sequence ATGAATACCTACGGCGAACTCACATGGCAAGGATTGTGGAAAAACAACCCCGGACTAGTACAACTACTTGGTCTGTGTCCACTACTCGCGGTTACTTCGACCCTCACCAATGCACTGGGTATGAGCTTGGCGACAATCTTGGTAATGGTCGGCTCAAACGCCACTGTCTCCCTTATTCGTCAGTTCATTCCCAAAGAAATTCGCATCCCAATCTTCGTGATGATTATCGCGGGCTATGTAACCTGTGTTCAATTGCTGTTTAACGCCTATGCATTTGGTCTCTATCAATCACTGGGTATTTTCCTACCGCTGATTGTAACTAACTGTATTATTATCGGCCGCGCCGAAGCCTACGCCTCTAAAAACGCGCTTATTCCGTCTATTTACGATGGCTTCATTATGGCAATTGGCTTTAGCGTAGTATTAGTGCTGTTAGGTGCTATCCGTGAAGTATTGGGCCAAGGCACCTTATTTGATGGCGCAGATTTACTACTAGGTCCGTGGGCGAGTAGCCTGCGAATCGAACTATTCGCCATCGATCAATCCTTCTTATTCATTATGCTGCCACCGGGTGCATTCGTCGCCTTGGGCTTTATTTTGGCACTTAAAAACAGCCTCAATAACAAAGTTGAAGCTATGGTGGTGCCGCCCGTTGAAAAGAAAGAAATCGAGCGCGCCCGCGTTAGTAAAGTCTCATAA
- the nth gene encoding endonuclease III, translated as MNKSKRQQILTILRDENPHPETELEFNSPFELLVAVTLSAQSTDVGVNKATRVLFPIANTPQAIVDLGVEGLASYIKTLGLYNSKAKNVHKACQMLVELHNGEVPESREALEALPGVGRKTANVVLNIAFGWPTIAVDTHIFRVANRTKFAMGKNVDQVEEKLLKVIPAEFKVDAHHWFILHGRYICTARKPKCGACVIEELCEFKEKTEY; from the coding sequence ATGAATAAGTCGAAGCGCCAACAAATACTAACGATTTTGCGTGACGAAAATCCACATCCGGAAACGGAGCTGGAATTCAATTCACCATTCGAACTTTTGGTGGCCGTGACGCTATCAGCGCAATCGACTGATGTTGGTGTTAACAAAGCCACTCGCGTTCTTTTTCCAATAGCCAACACACCACAGGCCATCGTTGATTTAGGCGTTGAAGGGCTTGCAAGCTACATCAAAACCTTGGGGTTATATAATTCCAAAGCGAAAAATGTTCACAAAGCCTGCCAGATGCTCGTTGAGCTGCACAACGGTGAAGTACCAGAGAGTCGCGAAGCATTAGAAGCACTGCCGGGAGTGGGCCGCAAAACCGCCAATGTCGTCCTTAACATCGCTTTTGGCTGGCCAACAATTGCCGTCGATACCCACATTTTCCGCGTCGCCAATCGCACCAAATTCGCGATGGGTAAAAACGTCGATCAAGTAGAAGAAAAACTACTAAAGGTCATTCCCGCAGAGTTTAAAGTCGACGCCCACCATTGGTTTATTCTACACGGTCGTTATATCTGCACCGCCAGAAAACCCAAATGCGGCGCCTGTGTTATTGAAGAGCTGTGTGAGTTTAAAGAAAAAACAGAGTATTAG